One window of Cupriavidus oxalaticus genomic DNA carries:
- a CDS encoding CinA family protein: MTRRNAGAGSGDNRGIARYLRRHGIHVVTAESCTAGLIASRIAEVPGCGDVLYCAIVAYSPSAKEQLLRVPSGTIRRYGLTSEEVSLAMALGAMQLTGVDLALANTGVADDGGDGDTPAGTQCFAWVFRRPGHAGRAGRALEDAPAGVAVFTETRRFPGERNAVREAAADWALARICHYHELARRGEGNRAAAPDELPDTPAGATA, encoded by the coding sequence ATGACCCGACGCAACGCAGGCGCAGGCTCGGGCGATAACCGCGGCATCGCCCGTTACCTCAGGCGCCACGGCATCCACGTAGTGACCGCGGAATCCTGTACCGCGGGCCTGATTGCATCGCGCATCGCAGAAGTGCCTGGCTGCGGCGATGTCCTGTATTGCGCCATCGTCGCGTATTCGCCATCGGCGAAGGAGCAGTTGCTGCGCGTGCCGTCGGGAACCATCCGCCGGTACGGACTGACAAGCGAAGAAGTATCGCTCGCGATGGCGCTGGGCGCGATGCAGCTCACCGGCGTCGACCTGGCGCTGGCGAACACCGGCGTGGCCGACGACGGCGGCGACGGTGACACCCCGGCCGGCACGCAATGCTTTGCATGGGTCTTCCGCAGGCCTGGTCACGCCGGCCGTGCCGGCCGCGCCCTTGAGGACGCGCCCGCGGGCGTGGCGGTGTTCACGGAAACCCGCCGCTTTCCCGGCGAACGCAATGCCGTGCGGGAAGCCGCGGCGGATTGGGCGCTGGCCCGGATCTGCCATTACCACGAACTGGCGCGCCGCGGTGAAGGCAACCGCGCCGCGGCGCCCGATGAATTGCCGGACACGCCTGCGGGCGCAACGGCATAA
- a CDS encoding diguanylate cyclase gives MPTAASADLQAFEHAVRLVLMYGLVPLWLLAGAGDWLCHRLTHIERNAGVRESLLHMLMLAEVGLPLLMVLFLEVNALVIAVVLAALVIHEATAWWDVQYASKRRHIAPVEQHMHSLLEVLPMAAASYVVVMYWGQFLALFGAGSEPARLALAWKPVALPPGYLGGLFIAVVLLAGLPYLEELWRCHRWRKRERDAALAQATRALRGDS, from the coding sequence ATGCCCACTGCCGCCTCTGCCGACCTGCAAGCTTTCGAGCATGCCGTGCGCCTGGTGCTGATGTACGGCCTGGTGCCGCTGTGGCTGCTGGCCGGCGCAGGCGACTGGCTGTGCCATCGCCTCACGCACATCGAGCGCAACGCGGGCGTGCGCGAGTCCTTGCTGCACATGCTGATGCTGGCCGAGGTCGGCCTGCCGCTGCTGATGGTGCTGTTCCTGGAGGTCAATGCGCTGGTGATCGCCGTCGTCCTGGCGGCGCTCGTGATCCACGAAGCCACGGCGTGGTGGGACGTGCAGTACGCCAGCAAGCGCCGCCATATCGCGCCAGTCGAGCAGCATATGCACAGCCTGCTCGAAGTCCTGCCGATGGCTGCCGCCTCATACGTGGTGGTGATGTACTGGGGCCAATTCCTGGCGCTGTTCGGCGCCGGCAGCGAACCGGCGCGCCTGGCGCTGGCGTGGAAGCCCGTAGCGCTGCCGCCGGGCTATCTGGGCGGACTGTTCATCGCGGTCGTCTTGCTCGCCGGCCTGCCCTACCTGGAAGAACTGTGGCGCTGCCACCGCTGGCGCAAGCGCGAGCGTGACGCCGCGCTGGCGCAGGCGACCCGGGCGCTGCGCGGGGATAGCTGA
- a CDS encoding PA2169 family four-helix-bundle protein, with protein MAKKKILVLNALIAISREGEHDCRRAAHAAANPHLKSLLTSRANAFALAAQELQACLLELGQVPEAMPAAACRGGSGKHRSDRAILLAVSKGEQAVQRRYARALRAHVLGSRLRAVVRRQYRGVQVNHELFRVLREQYRAQPVRA; from the coding sequence ATGGCAAAGAAAAAGATCCTGGTGCTCAACGCGCTGATCGCGATCTCGCGCGAGGGCGAGCACGATTGCCGGCGCGCCGCACACGCCGCCGCCAACCCGCATCTCAAGTCGCTGCTGACCAGCCGCGCCAATGCCTTCGCATTGGCTGCGCAGGAACTGCAGGCGTGCCTGCTGGAACTGGGGCAGGTGCCGGAGGCCATGCCGGCGGCAGCCTGTCGGGGCGGGAGCGGCAAGCACCGCTCGGACCGCGCCATCCTGCTCGCGGTCAGCAAGGGCGAGCAGGCGGTGCAACGGCGCTATGCGCGCGCACTGCGTGCACATGTGCTGGGCTCGCGCCTGCGGGCGGTAGTGCGGCGCCAGTATCGCGGCGTGCAGGTCAACCACGAGCTGTTCCGCGTGCTGCGCGAGCAATACCGGGCGCAGCCGGTGCGCGCGTAA